Genomic segment of Salvia splendens isolate huo1 chromosome 12, SspV2, whole genome shotgun sequence:
TAACATTTTTTATGATCTGATATTGCTCTCGGAAAGTCACTGCTGAAATCTTTTCTGGAAATTTATTCAATATGTGCCACAAACAATAACGGTGTACTGTTTTCGGCAAAACTTGTGCAAGTGCTTTCGTCATAGTAGGATCTTGATCAGTGATGATTGGTTTTGGTGCACTTGTTGGCATAGCTTCCATGAACTTATTAAGCAGCCACAAATATGATTCTGTCTTCTCATCACTTAGAAATCCACAACCAAAAACAATTGTTTGATGGTGATGATTTACTCCTACGAACGGTGTAAAAATCATTCCATACTTATTAGTGTTATAGGTAGCATCAAACACAACAACATCACCGAATACACTATAAACACTCCTTGATTTATGATCTGCCCAAAAACATCTTTTGAACCTATTATCTAAATCTGTCTCATAGTCAAAGAAAAATGATGAATTTTTCTCCCTTTTAGATGTAAAGAATTCTACCAAAGTTTCGGCATCGATCCCCTTCTGTTCATCCCTCATATCTCTCTCAAGATTCCTGATATCTCTTTCAGTGCAACTTACACTTTCAGGCCCCCCATGCTCTATCTCCATTAGTTGCATTTGCTGAAAGGTCGGTATATTAGCTTCTGAAAATTGTTGTGTCAACACTCTCTTCGCAGCAGAGACACTACGGTGTGATCGGAGTAAATGCACCTTTGAAGGAGTAGAAAGTCCATGATTATGACCTTCAGAGAATAAGCTAATACTCCAATAGGGTCCAGTTTGTTGTTTGACAATGGAGATCTTTGCCTTACAATCAGTTCTAACTTCACCACGAGCTCTTTTCTTGATCGGGCCACCACTCGACGCTCGATTTTTTGAGTGGACTTCATCAGTTTGACCAGCTTTAAAGCATACAAATTGTTTCCAAACAACTTCATTCATCTTATTCTTTTTACTATTGCTTATTCTTGCACTAAAACCAGCTTCACGTGCATATTGATTGTAGAATTCAAATGCATCATCTATTGATGCAAATTTCATTCCAATTTGTGGCTTTCGATCATTCGCAGTTTGAGGAATATGCAGTTCATCATTCATATCTTCACTCCTTagactaaaaaataaatttaaaaaacattaatatatacaaaaaaGTAAGTAGCAAACAATACTAGAGCCTAAATAAAACTAAAGATTAGTGGTCGTTTAGGATTTACAACATCACGCATGTTGTTTAATTAGTTTCTGAACTAAAAACGTATGCAACACAATAATTGTTCTATTAAATTTCTCCATAGACCAAACTTTTTAACTACAAAATCTATAATTTCACTATTTTGAATAAACATAAGGCAAATAGACTAAAAATATTACCTGACCAAATTTGATGCAACTCGGTAGAAAAtccagagagggagagagaggatACTTCAAAAATTCTGATGGAGGAAACATGTAAAGGATTGcagaatatataatttttaataaaataagtcCAATAGATTTGTACAAGTacatatagaaataaaaaaggaaaacaaatctAAGCCtaaaatattgaataaattaagaTATACTCCATTATAATGCGTAGTAGAATCCAAAACAGAAAGAACTaaattttcgaactctctccTACATGGTTCGGATCAGAGTCGCTCACATAACGCTCACACAAGTTGCGTAGCAGAACAATTCTCGATATTGGAAGTTAATAAGAAGAAAGGGAAAAGATGATATCTGCTGCAACGCGAGAATATGGAGGCGCGTGCGAACACGCTCCAACGTGGGTTGTGCGCCGGTTTTTGTTTGATTGGGCCCACCCGGTGACGtggagaaatatgatttgttaGGAGCTCCAGAGTCTTTTAGAGCATCTAATCCCAGGTCATGCCTCGGCCACATTATCATTTCCCCTGATTTCTGTCTCTGCCGGAACTCCTACAATGTCTGCCATTTATCCATGCCGAACATTTAGTTTGCATTATTCATTAAATTCACTTGTAAACTAAAATACGATAACACAATATATATACATTCAAACGGCTTCGTAGATATTAAAACAGAATTATAACTTCATAGAGAGTTCACTGTTGAAGGTAATGAATCGTGTGATGGTTGATGCTTGATATCTGCATACTTAGAGGAGATGATCGTATGCGTGGATGAGAAGGATGTTCGTCTGCATGGGAGTGAATTGTGGACATGCACACATGTAATGGATCCTTTTGTCCATGTGGAAGACACCTGGAGCTGAGTCAGCTTGATGTTTTAGTTAGAAGTTagttattagagcatctccaatgccggcgtcaaaatcgcgacgctgatttttcgccgacgccggttctaacgccgaaccattggaaccggcgtcggcgaaatcggcgtggccatgccgattcgcgcgatgacgccggttccgacgccgatcctcacggcgccattgtggg
This window contains:
- the LOC121757576 gene encoding protein FAR1-RELATED SEQUENCE 5-like yields the protein MNDELHIPQTANDRKPQIGMKFASIDDAFEFYNQYAREAGFSARISNSKKNKMNEVVWKQFVCFKAGQTDEVHSKNRASSGGPIKKRARGEVRTDCKAKISIVKQQTGPYWSISLFSEGHNHGLSTPSKVHLLRSHRSVSAAKRVLTQQFSEANIPTFQQMQLMEIEHGGPESVSCTERDIRNLERDMRDEQKGIDAETLVEFFTSKREKNSSFFFDYETDLDNRFKRCFWADHKSRSVYSVFGDVVVFDATYNTNKYGMIFTPFVGVNHHHQTIVFGCGFLSDEKTESYLWLLNKFMEAMPTSAPKPIITDQDPTMTKALAQVLPKTVHRYCLWHILNKFPEKISAVTFREQYQIIKNVIKNSTSPEEFEHG